The Arvicanthis niloticus isolate mArvNil1 chromosome 2, mArvNil1.pat.X, whole genome shotgun sequence genome includes a window with the following:
- the LOC117702683 gene encoding olfactory receptor 1J4-like isoform X2, whose product MKTQSPAQRLGGFVHCYCSCDHTGVCDGVKILSNMRRENQSTVFEFLILGLPIRPGQQNVFFTLFLAMYLTTVLGNLLIILLIRLDSHLHTPMYFFLSHLALSDISLSSITVPKMLMNIQAQQHSISYKGCISQMYFFILFGCLDNFLLAVMAYDRYMAICHPLHYITVMRGEFCVCLIAGSWFFCCVHALLHTLLLIQLSFCASNTVLNFFCDLTALLRLSCSDISLNKLVIFTEGGLLFILPLSSIMGSYICIGRTALKATSTKRLFKTFSTCGSHLLVVFLYYGTIAGEYFFSSFQNSSDKDIVASVIYAVGTPLLNPFIYSLRNKDIKQALKIVVTRINCFK is encoded by the exons ATGAAGACACAATCTCCTGCACAGAGACTTGGCGGTTTTGTTCACTGCTATTGTTCATGTGATCATACAGGAGTTTGTGATGGAGTCAAGATTCTTTCTAA CATGAGGAGGGAGAATCAGAGCACTGTGTTTGAGTTCCTGATCCTGGGGCTTCCCATCAGACCAGGGCAGCAGAATGTCTTCTTCACTCTATTCCTGGCCATGTACCTGACCACGGTGCTGGGGAACCTGCTCATCATTCTGCTCATCAGGCTGGACTCTCACctccacacccccatgtacttcttcctcagccacctggccttatctgacatctcCCTTTCATCCATTACAGTTCCCAAAATGCTGATGAATATCCAGGCTCAGCAACATTCCATCTCTTACAAGGGATGCATCTCTCAgatgtacttttttattttgtttggctgCCTGGACAATTTCCTTCTTGCAGTGATGGCTTATGACAGGTATATGGCCATCTGTCACCCTCTGCACTACATCACTGTCATGAGAGGGGAGTTCTGTGTCTGCCTAATCGCTGGGTCCTGGTTCTTCTGTTGTGTCCATGCCCTGTTGCACACCCTCCTCTTGATCCAACTGTCCTTCTGTGCCAGTAATACCGTCCTCAACTTCTTCTGTGACCTCACTGCCCTCCTGAGGCTGAGCTGCTCAGACATCTCCCTCAATAAGCTAGTAATCTTCACTGAGGGAGGATTACTTTTCATCCTGCCCCTGAGTAGCATCATGGGTTCTTATATTTGCATAGGACGCACTGCCTTGAAGGCTACTTCCACAAAGAgactctttaaaacattttctaccTGTGGCTCCCATCTCCTTGTGGTGTTTTTGTACTATGGGACAATTGCAGGTGAATACTTTTTCTCTTCATTCCAGAACTCCAGTGACAAAGATATAGTTGCTTCTGTAATTTATGCAGTAGGCACACCCTTGCTGAATCCTTTCATCTACAGCCTGAGAAACAAGGATATAAAACAGGCTCTAAAAATAGTTGTCACTAGGATCAACTGCTTTAAGTGA
- the LOC117702683 gene encoding olfactory receptor 1J4-like isoform X3, with amino-acid sequence MRRENQSTVFEFLILGLPIRPGQQNVFFTLFLAMYLTTVLGNLLIILLIRLDSHLHTPMYFFLSHLALSDISLSSITVPKMLMNIQAQQHSISYKGCISQMYFFILFGCLDNFLLAVMAYDRYMAICHPLHYITVMRGEFCVCLIAGSWFFCCVHALLHTLLLIQLSFCASNTVLNFFCDLTALLRLSCSDISLNKLVIFTEGGLLFILPLSSIMGSYICIGRTALKATSTKRLFKTFSTCGSHLLVVFLYYGTIAGEYFFSSFQNSSDKDIVASVIYAVGTPLLNPFIYSLRNKDIKQALKIVVTRINCFK; translated from the coding sequence ATGAGGAGGGAGAATCAGAGCACTGTGTTTGAGTTCCTGATCCTGGGGCTTCCCATCAGACCAGGGCAGCAGAATGTCTTCTTCACTCTATTCCTGGCCATGTACCTGACCACGGTGCTGGGGAACCTGCTCATCATTCTGCTCATCAGGCTGGACTCTCACctccacacccccatgtacttcttcctcagccacctggccttatctgacatctcCCTTTCATCCATTACAGTTCCCAAAATGCTGATGAATATCCAGGCTCAGCAACATTCCATCTCTTACAAGGGATGCATCTCTCAgatgtacttttttattttgtttggctgCCTGGACAATTTCCTTCTTGCAGTGATGGCTTATGACAGGTATATGGCCATCTGTCACCCTCTGCACTACATCACTGTCATGAGAGGGGAGTTCTGTGTCTGCCTAATCGCTGGGTCCTGGTTCTTCTGTTGTGTCCATGCCCTGTTGCACACCCTCCTCTTGATCCAACTGTCCTTCTGTGCCAGTAATACCGTCCTCAACTTCTTCTGTGACCTCACTGCCCTCCTGAGGCTGAGCTGCTCAGACATCTCCCTCAATAAGCTAGTAATCTTCACTGAGGGAGGATTACTTTTCATCCTGCCCCTGAGTAGCATCATGGGTTCTTATATTTGCATAGGACGCACTGCCTTGAAGGCTACTTCCACAAAGAgactctttaaaacattttctaccTGTGGCTCCCATCTCCTTGTGGTGTTTTTGTACTATGGGACAATTGCAGGTGAATACTTTTTCTCTTCATTCCAGAACTCCAGTGACAAAGATATAGTTGCTTCTGTAATTTATGCAGTAGGCACACCCTTGCTGAATCCTTTCATCTACAGCCTGAGAAACAAGGATATAAAACAGGCTCTAAAAATAGTTGTCACTAGGATCAACTGCTTTAAGTGA